The sequence AGTTGCGGACTGGAGTGCTCCAGCAGCCGCTGCGTCACGGCCGTGGACACGCCCCTTTGAGCCAGCAGCGAGGCAAAGGTCTTCCGCAGAACCTGGAATGTCAGACCGGGGAATTTGACTTGGTCGCGTATCCGGTCCCACTTTTTCGGGCTGAACCTGTCCGGAAGCAGCCTCTCCTGGCCATCGGGAAGCGTGGCGACATAGTTGGACAATTCGGTCATCGTCTCCTCGGGAACAGGGCGTTCCGGCATCGCTTTGCCGGCCTTGCGGTTCCGGGTGGAAATCGTCTGTCGATCGAAGTGAACGTCGCCAATGCGGATCGTTTCGATATCGCCGCGTCGAAGCCCTGTCGTCACGGCCAGCAACACCCGCAGACGCAAAGTCGGATACCGTGAGGCAGCAGCCAGCAGGTCTTTCACCTGCTCGGCGGTGAGCGCAATGACGGGTTTCTGCGGCACCTTGACTTTCCGGATCTCCAGGCCGGAGGCGACCAAGCGATTCCTGACGGCCCACTTGAGGAAGGCGCGCAGGTTCGTGATGTCCTTGTTCAGCGTGCTCTTGCCCACCTCTTCACTGCGTTTTAGGACGAACGCATCCAAGCTCTGTTGTGTGATCTGCTTCGAGGAACCCGAGCCAACCAGTCGTTCGAAATGCCGCAGCGTCAGCAGGACCTCATAGATCGACGCATCCTTGCGGCCTTCCACTTGCTTGAATCGCCTGTATTCTTCAACCATGTGTCGCCAGTCGAAGTCAACCACGCTGGTGAACACATCCGAGTTGAGTTGGGTGTACTTGATGTGGCGAAAGTGCTCGGCCAGGCTCTTGGTCGGCAATGCCTTGGCTTTCCTCTTGCCGCCTTCATACCACCCGCACCACCATCCTTTGATGTGCTTTCGTTTGTAGACCCATGGTTTTCTCATGGTGTCCATTGTATTGGCAGTTTTGGCTGCCAAGGCCACCGGGCAGGGGTATCAATTTACCAGATGGTGACAAAACGGAGACATGGGCGAGACGGGCAAGAGCTTCTGTGCGATAACCTCACTCTGCAAAAAGGTTTATGGAGACAGGCCTTTCAGGGACATAGAACAACCAGTCCGATGCCCCCTCACCCAGATCGTATCGCCCCGAATCCGTGCGCCCGATGCACTTTGGCGGCATCTGCGGTGCCGGCGTTGACCCATCAGAGAACCGCTCATGACACATGGATGCTTGCCCGGCATAACCTTTCGCAATACACTGGCCTCCGGTTCCGACCAATGCAGATGGATCATTACAATGGCGATGGAGGGTAGATCATGGCCATCACCAAAAGGGACCTCATCGCACGCATCGCTGAGAGCACGGGCCTCACGCGCAGATGTGCCAAGGGTGTGGTCCAGGCGTTCTTCGATGAAGTTATCCGTGAGCTGACCCAGGGCAATCGCATCGAACTTCGCGGTTTCGGCGTATTCGAGACGAGAACCGCCGCACCGCGGATGGCCCAGAATCCCAAGACTCTCAAGAAGGTTCGCGTCCCAGCCAAGTGTAGGGCGGTGTTCAAACCGGGACGACTGATGAAGGATCAGATGAACGGCCATCTGTGCAGGTCTGGATCAAGGACCAGCTTTCTGTTATGATGTATTTGCTCATGAGCGGCTGCACTTCGGTGCAGTGACAGCCCCCGGCAAAGTCTCGCTTCCTCTCCCTCCGCACGCCGGGGGCTCCATTTTCTATTGGATCGCTGGCAAGGCCATTGTCATTGTTGGTCGTACCGGTGCGTCCCACAGGCGGCGACTGACGCTCGCCGCAAGAAGACGTATCTATCTATCCCGTGACTTTGCCCACATAGGTGTAAGGCTCGCCTTCACACACCTCGCAGACACCGCCAGAACCGACCCCACCGCTCCATGCGATACCCCGATCATCACATCTGCATTCGCGCATTCGGGCACGCCCACACCACTTCCAGGATCGCTTTTCGCAGTTCAGGACTGTCCCGGATGAGCCCCACGAGTACATGAACAAGCTTCTCCGCAGATGCCTGACTGCGGCGCGGCGTCCCCATTTGTTCTTGCATTTTCTCACATCCGTTCACGATTCACATCCTCGTTGACCATGCCTGGACAGCCTGCCTGCTCGACCCCTGACGGCTTGGGACAAAATTAAGGCTCCCCCGTGCTTCCTCATTCTCGCATCTGCTCCTGTAGTCGTACTGGGCAAGCTCGGCCTCATGGATGGGCCGAGCTTGGCATCATCCGTCTTCTCAATGGGATGGAGAGATCATCAGCAAGGCAGCAGCTTGTATATCCGCATATGCGCAGGTTGCGCAATAATGGGGTTGCAGAAAGGCACAATGCTAAGGAGAACGCCATGAGAGTACATCAGTGTCACCTGAAGACCGGAATACGGCCAACGCCCGAGTTCCACAAGAAGGGCCTCGCAACCCACGCGGTCAACGTAGGAACGAAGTGCGGCCACGGCTGCTTGTACTGCAGTTCCGGGGCAGTTCTTCGTACGCATCGGTCTTTCAAGGCATGCGGCGAGAACCCTTTCGGTTTCGGCTATGCGATCGTCGATCCAAGCACGCCAGAGCGGGTAGCACGAGACGCAAAACACATCCACAAGCGAGGTCTGGTGCAACTGTGCACGTTCAGTGACGCCTGGGCCCCCGAGGCCCAGGAGTACCAACTCGGACGCCGTTGCCTGGAGGCAATCCTGTCGCAGACGGACTGGACGGTCCGGGTTCTCACGAAGAACGCCGCGATCCGAGACGATTTCGATTTCATCGAGGAGAATCGCGACCGCGTCCTGATAGGCCTGAGCATCACTGCCGCCCTACCCAAGGCCGGAACGGTCCAGATCCTCGAACCCAATACTTCTTCCATCCAGGATCGGATGCTGGCGGTGGTCGAAGCCGCGGCTCGTGGACTGAGAACATACGCCATGTTCTGCCCCCTGCTGCCGGGAATCGCTGATTCCCCGGAGGACATTGAGCAACTCGTCAAGTTCGCGATCGATTGCCGGGCTGAAGAGATCTTCGTCGAGCCCGTGAATCCTCGCGGACCCGGTTTGCGACTTTGCCAGGAAGCCCTGCAGCAGAACGGCTACCAGACAGAAGCCGAGGCGATCGGGATCATTCGCCGGAGGGCCAGTTGGTCGAATTACGTGACGGAACTGATCGCCAACGTCCAGCAGGCGGTGCGAAAGCACTCAGATATCTCAAAGCTGCGGTTCCTGCTCTATCCGTCGGGGCTGCGACCGGAGGACAAAGCGAGAATCGAACGGGATGATGCGGGAGTGGTGTGGCTGGGGTGAACGTGGCCATAGCGTTGGCAATGAAGACAGTAGGTCTTCCATGCAACAGAACACGACAACCCATAAGGAATGGCCAGAGCGACCATTAGTCTTTCCTGACTTGATGACCCCGGTCGAGGCGGCGATGTTCCTACGATTGGACGAAGCCGATCACAGCCCTGACACCGCAAACCGTACCCTCAACTACTGGAGGGAACGGGGAGAGCTAAGAGCCACCAAATTCGCCCGACGCGTCTGGTACTTGCGAAGTGAACTCGAAGCATTTCTGGAGAGAAAGACCGAGGGGTAAGTCCGTCGGGCCGAGGAAATCCACCCCAGTATCCCCCTTGCGCCGGCAGGCATGTGCGAGTATAATCCCCGGGTGTCAGTCGCTACTGGTGACTCTCCAGGCCAAATAGAAAGGAGATCACCCATGGTGACAAAGAAAGTAAGCGTTAGCCGTAAATGGCTGGAGCCGATACCCGAGGAAGACGGGATCAAGATCCCGCGATCCGAGTGGGTCAAGAAGAGACGGCACTGCTGGATAGTCAGGTGGTACAGCACGGCCGGCAAGCGACACGGCAAGCTCTTTGACAAGCGAAAAGAGGCGGAGCGATACGCCCGAAAGCTGCAGGTACTGGTCGACTCAGGTAAACAAGACGAACCCAGCAAGATCACCCTGGGTCAGTTCGTTGAAGAGCACAAAAAGGTCATGAGGGGGCAGGTAGCACATGCCACGCTCATGGATCAATTGAGGGCTTTGCACCTACTCCAGGAATTCGTGGGTAAGGATATGCTTCTCCAGCGGATCACTTCCCGAGACGCCGAGGCCTTCATCGCCTCTCGAATAGAGGCCGGGCTGAAGACAGGTAGTGTCAACAAGGACATACGAACTCTCAAGAGGGTCTTCAACCTGGCGATCGAGCCCCGAGGATATCTACGCGACGGGCAGAACCCATTCGCCAAGATCCGGGAAAGGAAGCAGACGGCCAAGAACATCCGGTATGTGACCGTTCCGGAGTACAGGGCGCTGATGGAAGCTGCGGGAAGTCTCTGGTGGAAAGCGCTGCTTTCCACGGCCTACTGTTGCGGTCTCCGGAGAAGCGAAATCCTAAACCTTACCTGGGCTGATATTGACTTTGATGCCCAGCGGGTCCGTGTCCGTCCCAAGGAGAGTGGCATCCAGACGATACGATGGGAGCCCAAGGACCATCAGCATCGGGTCGTACCCATGTCAAACGAGACGGCCCAGTTCCTCGTGGACCTACAGGCAGAGGCACCAGAAGCCTTTCCGTACATCTTCATCCCTCCCAAACGCTTCCACCGGATCAAGGAACGGCTGGAGTCTGGGCGTTGGAATGACCGAAAGGCGGTGATTAACAACCTGACGCGGGGATTCGAAGTGATTCGTTCGAAGGCTGGCGTCAGCAAATGCACACCCCACGACCTCCGGCGATCCGCGATCACGAACTGGGCCCAGGAGCTGCCGGTACAGGTGGTCCAGGAGTTTGCCGGCCATTCCAATATCGCCACGACGAGAAAGTACTACCTGACTGTCCGGGCAGAAGACGTGGAGCGGGCGAGCCAACTGATGAACCGCATGCTTTCGGCGTCGCGAGCACTTGACACAAAACCGACACAAAACGGGGGTGCCAAGTGACATACGAAAAAGGCTGGCAACCGTAAGTGATTGCCAGCCAAGGCTTTACATCAATGGGCAGGGCGGGAGTTGAACCCGCGACACACGGATTTTCAGTCCGTTGCTCTACCAACTGAGCTACCTGCCCGCCGGTACATCCTAAACCTTTACTTTAGCGTATGGCGCGTCTGATGCAAGATATTTTGTCCGGCAGCGGCGACTTTCTTGTGAGGAATCGTCGGATCGCGTCGCACCCCAACCACCGTCATCCATCCGCGACGTCCGCCTTGGGCGTGAAGAACACCAG comes from Anaerobaca lacustris and encodes:
- a CDS encoding tyrosine-type recombinase/integrase encodes the protein MRKPWVYKRKHIKGWWCGWYEGGKRKAKALPTKSLAEHFRHIKYTQLNSDVFTSVVDFDWRHMVEEYRRFKQVEGRKDASIYEVLLTLRHFERLVGSGSSKQITQQSLDAFVLKRSEEVGKSTLNKDITNLRAFLKWAVRNRLVASGLEIRKVKVPQKPVIALTAEQVKDLLAAASRYPTLRLRVLLAVTTGLRRGDIETIRIGDVHFDRQTISTRNRKAGKAMPERPVPEETMTELSNYVATLPDGQERLLPDRFSPKKWDRIRDQVKFPGLTFQVLRKTFASLLAQRGVSTAVTQRLLEHSSPQLTNDVYTNVDPVLRQAISLLPVAGWALNPSVSQ
- a CDS encoding HU family DNA-binding protein; this translates as MAITKRDLIARIAESTGLTRRCAKGVVQAFFDEVIRELTQGNRIELRGFGVFETRTAAPRMAQNPKTLKKVRVPAKCRAVFKPGRLMKDQMNGHLCRSGSRTSFLL
- a CDS encoding SPL family radical SAM protein produces the protein MRVHQCHLKTGIRPTPEFHKKGLATHAVNVGTKCGHGCLYCSSGAVLRTHRSFKACGENPFGFGYAIVDPSTPERVARDAKHIHKRGLVQLCTFSDAWAPEAQEYQLGRRCLEAILSQTDWTVRVLTKNAAIRDDFDFIEENRDRVLIGLSITAALPKAGTVQILEPNTSSIQDRMLAVVEAAARGLRTYAMFCPLLPGIADSPEDIEQLVKFAIDCRAEEIFVEPVNPRGPGLRLCQEALQQNGYQTEAEAIGIIRRRASWSNYVTELIANVQQAVRKHSDISKLRFLLYPSGLRPEDKARIERDDAGVVWLG
- a CDS encoding tyrosine-type recombinase/integrase, which produces MVTKKVSVSRKWLEPIPEEDGIKIPRSEWVKKRRHCWIVRWYSTAGKRHGKLFDKRKEAERYARKLQVLVDSGKQDEPSKITLGQFVEEHKKVMRGQVAHATLMDQLRALHLLQEFVGKDMLLQRITSRDAEAFIASRIEAGLKTGSVNKDIRTLKRVFNLAIEPRGYLRDGQNPFAKIRERKQTAKNIRYVTVPEYRALMEAAGSLWWKALLSTAYCCGLRRSEILNLTWADIDFDAQRVRVRPKESGIQTIRWEPKDHQHRVVPMSNETAQFLVDLQAEAPEAFPYIFIPPKRFHRIKERLESGRWNDRKAVINNLTRGFEVIRSKAGVSKCTPHDLRRSAITNWAQELPVQVVQEFAGHSNIATTRKYYLTVRAEDVERASQLMNRMLSASRALDTKPTQNGGAK